Part of the Candidatus Methanogranum gryphiswaldense genome, TGTTCGAAATGCGGTAATGTCGATCTTCCGTATCCTGGTGTAAAATGCACAAGATGCGGATGTGATACCAAGACTCAAATGGTGGACTATTGGACCCTCAAAGAATTCGATCCACTCAGACAGGAGATAAGGGGACGCATATCAATCATGCTTCAGAGGACATTCTCTTTATTTGGTGACAGAACCGTCGTTGAGAATGTGCTTGAAGCGATTCCTGAGAACAGTCCAAAACGTGTGGAGAGGGCGATCGAATTATTGGAATTCGTCAATATGACACATAGGACGACCCACATTGCAAGAGACCTTTCTGGAGGGGAGAAACAGAGGGTCGTAATGGCGAGACAGCTTGCCAAAGACCCGTTGTTCTTCCTTGCCGATGAACCCACCGGTACTCTTGACCCGAATACGGCAAAATTGGTACACAAGAGACTTGTGGAATATGTCAAGGACAAAGGGATATGCATGGTATTCACATCTCACTGGCCAGAGGCCATCGAGGAAATGGCGGATTATGCGATATGGCTTGATTCCGGTAATGTGGTCGGAGAAGGCAAACCAAGGGCCATATGCGAGAAATTCATGGAGGAGTACCATTTCGAGAAAGGCGAGTCACATGAGGTCGGAGAGCCGATCATCGAATTGAAGGATGCTGAGAAGCATTTCTTCTCCGTGATCAGAGGAGTGGTCAAGGCCGTTGATGGTATAACATTCGATATCAAGGAGGATGAGGTGTTCGCCATAATCGGAACATCTGGAGCTGGGAAGACGACAACCTCCAGGATGATCGCAGGGATGTCCACGGCAACGAAAGGCTCTGTAAAGGTCAGAGTGGGAGAAGATTGGGTCAACATGTCCGAGGAAGGATATGCTGGGAAAGGAAGGGCCACACCATACATCGGTGTACTTCACCAAGAATATACCCTGTACCCTTTCGATACGATACTTCAGAATCTTTCCACATGCATCGGTATGAAAATGCCTGCAGAACTTGCAAAGATGAAAGCCATACAGGTACTTTTGAGTGTTGGATTCCCGAAGAAGGATGTGGAGAAGATATTGTACGCATATCCTGACACCCTGAGTGTGGGCGAATGTCAGAGGATAGCTTTTGCTCAGGTCCTGATAAAGGAGCCCCGTATAGTGATATTGGACGAACCGACAGGGACCATGGACCCGATCACGAAGACGATAATTGCCAAGTCTGTGCTGAAA contains:
- the atwA gene encoding methyl coenzyme M reductase system, component A2; translated protein: MAKTVDLLVIENVTKKFDGRTVLNNVSAKITTSSILGLIGKSAAGKSVLIYMLRGSEEYRPDSGRVLYNVNVCSKCGNVDLPYPGVKCTRCGCDTKTQMVDYWTLKEFDPLRQEIRGRISIMLQRTFSLFGDRTVVENVLEAIPENSPKRVERAIELLEFVNMTHRTTHIARDLSGGEKQRVVMARQLAKDPLFFLADEPTGTLDPNTAKLVHKRLVEYVKDKGICMVFTSHWPEAIEEMADYAIWLDSGNVVGEGKPRAICEKFMEEYHFEKGESHEVGEPIIELKDAEKHFFSVIRGVVKAVDGITFDIKEDEVFAIIGTSGAGKTTTSRMIAGMSTATKGSVKVRVGEDWVNMSEEGYAGKGRATPYIGVLHQEYTLYPFDTILQNLSTCIGMKMPAELAKMKAIQVLLSVGFPKKDVEKILYAYPDTLSVGECQRIAFAQVLIKEPRIVILDEPTGTMDPITKTIIAKSVLKARETLGETFVVVSHDMDFILNCCDRVAFMKNGKVAAIGKPEDIIKQFDMDEELSEPEGETE